From the Pocillopora verrucosa isolate sample1 chromosome 11, ASM3666991v2, whole genome shotgun sequence genome, the window CTAACTCTACAGTTTCTCTGTCATGTcagttcttctttcttcagcCCCCAAAGCCGTACAGCGTGCGTCCTTGTCGTTTCAGCGCGTATACAACGTCCATGGCGGTCACCGTCTTGCGCTTGGCGTGTTCAGTGTATGTCACCGCGTCGCGTATAACGTTTTCGAGGAAAACTTTGAGAACTCCGCGAGTTTCTTCATAAATGAGACCTGAAATGCGCTTCACACCACCTCTCCTGGCCAAACGTCTTATGGCCGGCTTAGTTATGCCCTGAATGTTGTCTCGTAGGATTTTTCTGTGACGTTTCGCACCTCCCTTACCCAAACCTTTTCCTCCTTTACCGCGACCGGACATCTTATTCAAATAACTCGATTTTTCGTGAAGGACGTGCTCTGAATTTCCAGAAGAACGTATGTTCAAGATTTAGCGGAACTTAGAATAATTTTCCTGTGTTTTATACCCCTGTTGCATTGTCTTTCAAATTGGACTCTAACTGATTGGTTCAATTCTGTAGAACAAGTCTTATAACCAATCAACGCACTCCCTGCATTGGTTCTGTCACTAATGCGATATTTTTTCGTGCTTCTCTTTTCAAAATGATGTCTGCCTCCACGAACTTCAAcgtaattattgtatttttattttttttattttcaagtgcTAAAAATTCCATCGGGTGCCTTTAATTAATCAAGAGGTGTTGCCTGCTTAGTTATGGCAGTTATTTTGTCAAAGTATTGTTCGAACGAATTCCTCTCGCCAGGCTACTAACTATAAGAATTCATAAATTTCAAAAgctagtaaaaataaaaaataaatttaaccaAAATGGTGAATACTCAAAGgcactttaaaagaaaaaaaatcgcagGGAGAGCTGACCGTGGAcataaaatgtttgtatttaATTTGGTGTCTGAGCCAAAGCAATCAATTCCTTTCTCGCCATGTTTTTTGATACTATACAATCAACTTGTGCTCCTGAGACAAGTCTGTCTCTAaaaatacacatcaatacaatTCGAAGCACGTTTGAAAAAAGTTCTTGTAATTTATTTACAGAAATCATTCAATAACCCTGTTATTGTTGAAATGTCGAAGTTTGTATGTCTGATATTTTGAAATGCTCTTCCTTAGGAAATTGAAACCGAAGTTGAATTCTCAAAAGCACTCCTGTTCTTGCTAAACTTTTTACGCGGCGTCGAAAAAACCAGGATCGAACCAGATCAGATCACAGaccggatcacggatcggatcacgtGCAAAATATCCGCTTTTCGATCCATGATCCTATCCGTGATCCGGTTCATGATCTGGTCCACGATCCAGTCCGTGACCCTGTCTGTGATCCGGTCTATGATCTATTCCGTGAACCtgtccgtgatccgatccggCCCGGTGCAGATTTTGTCGACGCCGTCTTTCGCGTGACGCCACGTGCAAATACCTCACTCTACTGGGatattttgttcttcttcttgaaatgaatattttatctttgctttATTGTACTTTTGCATTCATGCCTCGAAGAAATTCTTCCTGAATGCACATCTTGTGTTTTATCTTAACTCGACAATGACGTTAGCAAACgacgtcgaaacgtcgtcgtTTTCTAGACTAAACCTATATGTTTTCAAGGCTTTCGCTTTTCTGTTATGTTTTACCACCAAAAaccctttgattttctttctttacccAAAAAAACTGCGGTTTCGTTTTGTACTATTCCATTCGGTGTTGCATTGTGGGCCATTTGATTAGGTTCTCCACCCTCACCAGACCCCCAGCCACACCTTTACGCGGTTTTTGAGCCTTCGAGCAAGGACTTCAGCgtcataaaagaaaaatatgcgTAATACTCACCACGCATGGCTCGCTTGCGCAATCGATAAACTTATTGCGCAAGCTTCGAACTTTTTTTGAGGGGATTAGGTAATCAAAGTTAAATAACTCCAGCCGTTTGGAGGAACAGATCGTGTAGAGGTTGTCGAGGAAAAATGGAGCCATCAACGGAGAATATAGACACGAAAACTTCAAAAGCAGAGAAACGTCCTGGGGAGAAATCTGTGGACGACGATTACGTGAAAAAGCGAGAAAGAAATAATATTGCTGTGAGGAAAAGTCGCATGAAAGCTAAAGAACGAATCGAGGAAACCAGACGGAGGGTTACAGATTTAACGAAAGAAAACGAAGATTTACGTAGTAAGGTTTCTTTACTACAGAAAGAATTGAACGTTTTAAGGTCGCTCTTCGCAAACGGAGGAATTTCAGTACCTTCAGAAATAAATGTACAGTTTACGAACTCAAACAGCGATGGTAACCAAGCGCTACTTTTAACAGCTGTCACATCTTTGTCGAGCGGATCTATGCAAGATAATCAATTTTCCGGAGGAGAAATTCTGGAAAATGGAATAAACACGCATGGGATCAAGAAGGAGTCATAGCATTTTGCTGAAGAAATCCAGAACTAGTGTTTATAGAAGTTATTAGTCTTAAAAATTCATACTCGGAACCACAGAATCCCCATGAACGGTTCAACAACCTGTTTGTAAACTTAGAATGTTACAAAGACATACCTTGTGTGTTTTAGGGGAATTCCTAACTTGTGGTGCGTCTTACATGCATAGCTAGAAAAAGTTAGGACAGTATTTTGTGTATCTCAATCGCGGATCCAGGAACTTCCATCTTTGAGGT encodes:
- the LOC131795245 gene encoding histone H4; its protein translation is MSGRGKGGKGLGKGGAKRHRKILRDNIQGITKPAIRRLARRGGVKRISGLIYEETRGVLKVFLENVIRDAVTYTEHAKRKTVTAMDVVYALKRQGRTLYGFGG